The following are encoded in a window of Paenibacillaceae bacterium GAS479 genomic DNA:
- a CDS encoding N-acetylmuramoyl-L-alanine amidase: MKKVVLMLLFVVVTLSMFATVSSAASKAPKLFLNGLELQSASAPRIEKSTTFIPIRTVAEGMGFDVTWDKAAKKAVIHNGDSLIELVVGSKSAQVNGSKVGLATPARIVGNGSASTTMVPLRFVSENMGLQVYYDAPAKSVYLFQPTVEEPTNPGSDGGNGTEPGGTLPGEGNPPPDNGNTTPGGGNTNPGGGSNGNTGNGGNTGGNTGTGTVPPDAQALITSIDYDGIGTTNIAYEGIASVGEPQILTNPDRLVLDIPAAAFKETFSPGFTATTAKMGELVTEGPLLTKVRYSYYSDKPSTVRIVWDLQGAAQYTVTKTEGLIQLSITNALEQIPPNPTTPSGDKIFKVVIDAGHGQQDPGTSGATGKTEKSFNLAIALKVNELLKKEPRIQPILTRSDDTFVTLDERAAMANRLNADLFLSIHANALKGSSASGTETYYNRSDSKTFADIIHKHLLGATDLPDRKVKTAGFVVIKKTKMPAVLTESGFLTNAKDEAVLFNETKQNEIAQALVNGIKEYLNL; the protein is encoded by the coding sequence ATGAAGAAAGTAGTTTTAATGCTGTTGTTTGTGGTTGTGACTTTATCCATGTTCGCTACGGTCTCATCCGCGGCGAGCAAAGCTCCCAAGCTGTTCCTGAATGGCCTGGAGCTTCAGTCGGCATCGGCGCCGAGAATCGAGAAGAGTACTACTTTTATTCCGATTCGTACGGTTGCCGAAGGGATGGGCTTTGATGTCACATGGGACAAGGCGGCAAAAAAGGCAGTCATACATAATGGAGACAGCCTGATCGAGCTCGTTGTCGGCAGCAAGTCGGCCCAGGTCAACGGATCGAAGGTCGGTCTGGCAACCCCAGCGAGGATTGTCGGCAATGGATCTGCCAGCACAACGATGGTTCCGCTGCGTTTCGTCAGCGAGAACATGGGACTGCAGGTGTATTATGATGCTCCGGCGAAATCAGTCTATCTGTTCCAGCCTACTGTAGAGGAGCCGACTAATCCTGGCTCGGACGGCGGCAACGGCACAGAACCTGGCGGCACATTGCCTGGTGAGGGCAACCCGCCCCCTGATAACGGCAACACTACGCCGGGTGGCGGCAACACCAATCCTGGCGGCGGTTCAAACGGTAACACTGGAAACGGCGGAAACACCGGCGGCAATACCGGTACAGGTACGGTTCCTCCAGACGCACAGGCACTGATTACATCAATTGATTATGACGGAATCGGCACGACGAACATTGCTTATGAAGGTATTGCCTCAGTAGGCGAGCCTCAGATTTTGACCAATCCGGATCGGCTTGTGCTGGACATTCCGGCAGCAGCGTTTAAAGAGACATTCTCTCCTGGTTTTACGGCCACGACGGCCAAGATGGGAGAGCTAGTGACGGAAGGCCCGCTGTTGACGAAGGTGCGCTATTCTTATTACTCGGACAAGCCTTCCACGGTAAGGATTGTATGGGATTTGCAGGGGGCCGCGCAGTATACGGTCACCAAGACGGAAGGCTTGATTCAGCTCAGCATTACAAATGCACTTGAGCAGATTCCACCGAACCCGACGACGCCATCCGGCGACAAAATTTTCAAAGTTGTAATCGATGCGGGCCATGGGCAACAAGATCCAGGAACGTCAGGCGCAACGGGCAAGACGGAGAAATCCTTCAACCTGGCCATTGCACTGAAGGTTAATGAGCTGCTCAAGAAGGAGCCTCGTATCCAGCCGATCTTAACCCGCTCAGATGATACTTTTGTTACTTTGGACGAGCGAGCGGCGATGGCCAATAGGCTGAATGCTGATTTATTCTTATCCATTCACGCCAATGCGCTTAAGGGTTCCTCCGCTTCCGGCACGGAAACGTACTATAATCGTTCGGACAGCAAAACGTTTGCCGACATTATCCATAAGCATCTCCTTGGAGCCACCGATCTTCCTGACCGCAAGGTCAAGACTGCAGGGTTCGTTGTTATCAAAAAAACGAAAATGCCTGCTGTACTGACGGAATCAGGGTTTTTGACCAATGCCAAGGACGAAGCAGTGCTTTTCAATGAGACCAAGCAAAATGAAATCGCTCAGGCGCTTGTGAATGGCATTAAGGAATATCTCAACCTGTAG